The proteins below are encoded in one region of Sphingobium sp. CR2-8:
- a CDS encoding NAD(P)-dependent alcohol dehydrogenase, whose amino-acid sequence MERIAIKAAVVESVGTAFEILDLEMDPPGPGQVRVKMVACGICHTDMVMRDGDLPIPFPVILGHEGAGIVEAVGAGVDHVVCGDSVLLSFHSCGQCRSCHAHQPGYCAEFVPRNFQAVLQPGEGGVWQDKRPVNSNIFGQSAFATYALAHRDNVIKVEPTLPLHLLAPLGCSIQTGAGTVLETLHVAAGDAIAILGAGAVGLSAVMAAVIAGASRITVIDRHAHRLSLAQDVGATETGIALDDVTGMFDHIIDTTGSPALVTIAMDKLAQRGTLALVGAYPEDAATFAPAAIMSMGRRIIGVVEGGVDPQSFIPQLVVHYMAGRLPLEKLVETYAFADIEQAVAASAGGAVIKPVVLM is encoded by the coding sequence ATGGAGCGGATCGCAATCAAGGCCGCCGTCGTCGAAAGCGTCGGCACAGCCTTTGAAATCCTGGACCTGGAGATGGACCCGCCTGGTCCCGGCCAGGTACGGGTGAAGATGGTCGCATGCGGCATTTGCCATACCGACATGGTGATGCGCGATGGCGACCTGCCCATTCCGTTTCCGGTGATATTGGGGCATGAGGGCGCAGGCATCGTCGAAGCCGTGGGTGCCGGGGTCGACCATGTCGTGTGCGGCGACAGCGTGCTGCTGAGTTTTCACAGTTGCGGCCAATGCCGGTCCTGCCATGCCCACCAGCCCGGTTATTGTGCCGAATTTGTCCCGCGCAACTTCCAGGCCGTCCTGCAACCCGGCGAAGGCGGCGTCTGGCAGGACAAAAGGCCGGTCAATAGCAACATTTTCGGCCAGTCGGCCTTCGCTACTTATGCGCTGGCCCATCGCGACAATGTGATCAAGGTGGAGCCGACGCTGCCCCTGCATCTGCTGGCGCCGCTGGGTTGCAGCATCCAGACGGGTGCAGGCACCGTGCTGGAAACATTGCATGTCGCAGCAGGCGACGCCATCGCGATCCTGGGCGCAGGGGCGGTGGGTCTGTCTGCGGTGATGGCGGCCGTGATCGCGGGGGCAAGCCGGATCACCGTCATCGATCGCCATGCCCATCGCCTGTCACTGGCGCAGGATGTCGGCGCGACTGAAACCGGCATTGCTCTGGATGATGTGACCGGGATGTTCGATCATATCATCGATACGACGGGGTCACCTGCTCTTGTCACCATCGCCATGGATAAATTGGCGCAACGGGGAACGCTGGCGCTGGTCGGCGCCTATCCTGAAGACGCCGCCACTTTCGCCCCTGCTGCCATCATGAGTATGGGGCGCAGGATCATAGGTGTGGTAGAAGGCGGCGTCGATCCACAGAGCTTCATTCCACAGCTTGTCGTCCATTATATGGCCGGCCGCCTTCCCCTGGAGAAGCTGGTCGAAACCTACGCCTTCGCCGACATCGAGCAGGCCGTCGCCGCATCGGCGGGAGGGGCCGTCATCAAGCCGGTCGTCTTGATGTAA
- a CDS encoding TonB-dependent receptor: MRRTFSVSLLAVAAATSLTAFAQDQVPPAQGEGADAPVAGEIIVTAQRRAESLQKVPVSVTALSSETLTSRNLNDLTQVARAAPTLQVGVDNSFAVRGVGTLAFAGTVDSSVALAIDEVNLGRPLLNSPLLNDLERVEVLNGPQGLLFGKNASAGLLNIVTTKPVLGEYSSTTNVEVGMRDTPSAKGSAATLIARETVNIPVSPNSALRVSGLYSYQEPATTYVGTPNPGTRHDFNAKSYSIKAKYLLEATPDLTIYLIGDYNENHGIAGIFDNSFRQVDATSTNLAPLAGDRITPGADNFAFGGDASQFRDIKTGGAQGKVSYEFGSGWELSNLFAWRFYDQNQSLDADYLTGNGFNTNRTNAHYDQYSNELRLALPSGNRLSGQVGLYYFKSTLDLSRQLGGNSFLPGFVVSGYPFCVGARAVPGAFPPTCSVSNVAQLGADASYTLNTESYAGFGQLTYDLTDALKVIAGGRITRDKIDIDLLQNQLNYFSALAGPRGRFGKDYSNTDFSWKLGAQYQLSPTVMAYGFYGRGYKGPGFNDSFPTATADVVVREEHSNTAEVGIKSAFFNRRVTLNLAAFHTKFSNFQVQAFNPSTVSFQVQNAAKVTSKGIEASLFASLIDGLSINGNVAILSSKFDDFPGAQCYPTQTSMGCSATVSTFNAGGLTLPVSPKFTSSLQATYEFPTSGQIQPFVEGNWYHRSSVNYLVNRAPGATIDPVDIWGASIGAKVGGLRVALFCKNCTNKLLPTAIGVDSGDANARNARGQATPKLSYTQQFGLDSVRTIGLSLGFKF; this comes from the coding sequence ATGCGCCGCACTTTTTCGGTTTCGCTTCTGGCTGTCGCCGCGGCAACTTCGCTGACGGCCTTTGCGCAGGACCAGGTGCCGCCAGCACAAGGCGAAGGCGCGGATGCGCCGGTCGCAGGCGAAATCATCGTGACCGCGCAACGTCGCGCCGAAAGCCTTCAGAAAGTTCCGGTCAGCGTGACGGCGCTGAGCAGCGAAACGCTGACTTCGCGCAATCTCAACGATCTGACCCAAGTTGCGCGCGCTGCGCCCACATTGCAGGTTGGTGTCGATAACTCTTTTGCGGTTCGCGGGGTCGGCACGCTTGCCTTTGCTGGCACGGTCGACAGCAGCGTCGCCCTGGCGATCGATGAGGTGAATCTGGGCCGTCCTTTGCTCAACAGCCCATTGCTGAACGATCTGGAGCGGGTCGAAGTGCTGAATGGGCCGCAGGGCCTCTTGTTCGGCAAGAACGCGTCGGCGGGCCTGCTCAATATCGTCACGACCAAGCCGGTTCTTGGCGAATATTCCAGCACGACGAATGTCGAGGTTGGGATGCGTGACACGCCGTCGGCGAAGGGCAGCGCCGCCACGCTGATTGCCCGTGAAACCGTCAACATTCCGGTATCGCCCAACTCGGCGCTGCGCGTCTCGGGCCTATATTCCTATCAGGAACCCGCCACGACCTATGTAGGCACGCCCAATCCCGGTACACGCCACGACTTCAACGCGAAAAGCTATTCCATCAAGGCGAAATATCTTCTGGAGGCGACGCCTGACCTGACGATCTACCTGATCGGCGACTATAATGAAAACCACGGCATCGCGGGTATTTTCGACAATAGTTTCCGCCAAGTGGACGCCACCAGTACCAATCTGGCGCCGCTTGCAGGCGACAGGATCACACCGGGCGCGGATAATTTCGCATTCGGCGGCGATGCGAGCCAATTCCGCGACATCAAGACCGGCGGCGCGCAGGGGAAGGTCAGCTACGAATTCGGATCGGGTTGGGAACTGAGCAACCTGTTCGCTTGGCGGTTCTACGACCAGAACCAGTCGCTCGATGCGGATTATCTAACCGGCAACGGATTCAACACGAACCGCACGAACGCGCATTACGACCAATATTCAAATGAATTGCGCCTCGCTCTGCCATCGGGCAACCGGCTGAGCGGGCAGGTCGGTCTTTATTATTTCAAATCGACGCTGGACCTTAGTCGGCAATTGGGCGGCAACAGCTTCCTGCCGGGTTTCGTCGTATCCGGTTATCCCTTCTGCGTCGGCGCCAGGGCCGTTCCGGGCGCATTCCCGCCCACCTGCTCGGTCAGCAATGTCGCGCAGCTCGGCGCCGACGCATCCTATACGCTTAATACCGAAAGCTATGCCGGTTTCGGGCAGCTGACCTACGACCTCACCGATGCCCTGAAGGTCATCGCCGGCGGCCGCATAACCCGCGACAAGATCGACATCGACCTGTTGCAGAACCAGCTCAATTATTTCTCCGCACTGGCGGGTCCGCGTGGACGGTTCGGCAAAGACTATTCCAACACGGACTTCAGCTGGAAACTGGGCGCGCAATATCAGCTCTCGCCCACGGTCATGGCCTATGGCTTCTATGGTCGCGGTTACAAGGGGCCTGGCTTTAATGACAGCTTCCCGACGGCAACCGCCGATGTGGTGGTGCGCGAAGAACATTCGAACACCGCCGAAGTCGGCATTAAAAGCGCTTTCTTCAATCGCCGGGTAACGCTGAACCTGGCCGCCTTCCACACCAAGTTCAGCAATTTCCAGGTCCAGGCCTTCAATCCTTCGACCGTGTCGTTCCAGGTTCAAAATGCCGCGAAGGTCACGTCGAAGGGGATCGAAGCCTCCCTGTTCGCGTCATTGATCGACGGCCTGTCGATCAATGGCAATGTCGCCATTCTTTCATCGAAATTCGACGATTTCCCCGGCGCCCAATGTTATCCGACCCAGACCAGCATGGGGTGTTCGGCTACCGTCTCGACCTTCAATGCCGGTGGCCTGACCTTGCCGGTGTCGCCCAAATTCACCTCCAGCCTTCAGGCGACCTATGAATTCCCGACGAGCGGGCAGATCCAGCCGTTCGTCGAGGGCAACTGGTATCACCGATCCTCGGTAAATTATCTGGTCAATCGGGCGCCCGGCGCGACGATCGATCCGGTGGACATATGGGGAGCCAGCATCGGCGCCAAGGTCGGCGGTTTGCGTGTCGCGCTCTTCTGCAAGAATTGCACGAACAAGCTTCTGCCCACCGCCATCGGCGTCGACTCCGGTGATGCGAACGCCCGAAACGCCCGCGGGCAAGCCACACCGAAACTGTCTTATACCCAGCAATTCGGGCTGGATTCGGTTCGCACGATCGGCCTCTCGCTCGGGTTCAAATTCTGA
- a CDS encoding glycoside hydrolase family 2 TIM barrel-domain containing protein, protein MFTRPLTGIAALLAMAAPAVSAQVWAKAATAATPDNDPRSVTLLSTGWRFDFGEHSGAEHPDFNDANWDKIDVPHSWNRVGYYLKPARATANRPETVNKAQGIGWYRLSFDADAALAGKRTWLEFDAASRIASIWLNGQFLGEHKGGYSRFRLDATKALKPGAANILAVRVDNSKPAPGSSTADVLPLTGDFFVPGGLYRPVRLVSTQDVHFDMMDHGGSGIRATTRSIDAGIATIDVAASLRSEIGQARGLRMETRLLDAEGRVAARHVQALSFKAGSSQSSASLQLPAAHLWQGTDDPYLYHLSTRLLDPKGRTLDSVDQPFGIRKMQFDANRGFLLNGKPYRLRGVGYHQDREDKGWAITPADVEQDVATMREMGVNSIRLTHYQHGQTIHDLADRYGLVLWDEIPLVSAWTLGEAKEATPGLIENARQQLTELIRQNQNHASVASWGIANEVDFGNSLPAFLTSFKGAPPDPLALLKELDATAKTLDPSRPTALATCCEGRLFSKGVEVPITAPEADLGGANRYFGWYYGKPEEVGPSLDALHAQRPDQALAVTEYGAGGATTIHTDNVLGGPVDSRGRAQPEEYESYVHEKNWAELAGRPYFWATWLWVGFDFASTVRSEGDAQDINTKGLVSFDHKLRKDAYYFYKANWSREPVVHITGRRYVDRAYGVTDVRVYSNAPSTQLLLNGTSLGARTDCDGHVCVWQNVRLAAGTNVLTARGSISGTAVTDRVEWRLSPDVARAVRIDSGALVAAKGVAGIYGSDNFFDGGRAGSIVEQADFGKPAKPVSIAGTSESAVVATYREGDFHYRIPLEDGRYRVKLTFVEPSAAGKPRRFSVLANDRIAIGNIDLGKASSSARTAVERNVAVSVAGGMLDLHFKPIVGDAIVSAIEVIR, encoded by the coding sequence TTGTTCACGCGCCCGCTTACAGGCATCGCCGCTTTGCTCGCCATGGCCGCTCCGGCCGTATCTGCGCAAGTCTGGGCGAAGGCCGCTACTGCCGCGACGCCGGACAATGATCCTCGGTCCGTCACGCTCCTGTCGACAGGTTGGCGGTTCGACTTTGGCGAGCATTCCGGCGCCGAGCACCCTGATTTTAATGACGCCAACTGGGACAAGATCGATGTTCCGCACAGTTGGAACCGGGTCGGCTATTATCTGAAGCCTGCCAGAGCCACCGCCAATCGCCCCGAAACCGTGAACAAGGCGCAGGGGATCGGATGGTATCGGCTTTCGTTCGACGCTGACGCCGCTCTGGCAGGTAAGCGGACATGGCTGGAATTTGACGCTGCCAGTCGCATCGCAAGCATATGGCTGAATGGCCAGTTTCTGGGCGAACATAAAGGCGGCTATTCGCGCTTCCGCCTCGATGCGACAAAGGCTTTGAAGCCTGGCGCCGCGAACATCCTTGCCGTGCGCGTGGACAACAGCAAGCCCGCGCCCGGTTCTTCCACCGCCGATGTCCTGCCGTTGACGGGCGATTTCTTCGTGCCGGGCGGCCTTTATCGTCCGGTGCGACTGGTCAGCACCCAAGATGTCCATTTCGACATGATGGATCATGGGGGTTCGGGCATTCGGGCCACTACGCGGTCGATCGACGCAGGCATCGCCACCATCGATGTCGCAGCATCGCTGCGCAGCGAAATCGGCCAGGCGCGGGGCCTGCGTATGGAAACGCGGCTACTCGACGCCGAAGGGCGGGTAGCCGCGCGTCATGTGCAAGCCCTCTCCTTTAAGGCCGGGTCCAGCCAATCATCGGCAAGCCTACAATTACCGGCCGCGCACCTGTGGCAGGGGACGGACGACCCTTATCTCTACCATTTGTCGACCCGCCTGCTTGATCCCAAAGGTCGGACGCTCGATAGCGTCGACCAACCCTTCGGCATCAGGAAGATGCAGTTCGATGCGAACCGGGGGTTCCTTCTGAACGGAAAGCCCTACCGCCTGCGCGGCGTCGGCTATCATCAGGACCGCGAAGACAAGGGCTGGGCTATCACCCCCGCCGATGTCGAACAGGATGTCGCGACGATGCGCGAAATGGGTGTGAACAGCATCCGTCTCACCCATTATCAGCATGGTCAGACCATCCATGACCTCGCCGACCGCTATGGCCTTGTCCTGTGGGACGAAATCCCTCTGGTGTCGGCATGGACGTTGGGAGAAGCAAAGGAAGCAACCCCCGGCCTGATCGAAAATGCCCGCCAACAGCTGACCGAACTCATCCGCCAGAATCAAAACCATGCGTCCGTCGCGTCATGGGGCATCGCCAACGAGGTGGATTTCGGTAACTCGCTGCCCGCCTTCCTGACCAGCTTCAAGGGCGCGCCACCCGATCCCCTGGCGCTGCTTAAGGAACTAGACGCTACCGCCAAGACGCTGGACCCCAGTCGCCCCACCGCGCTCGCTACCTGCTGCGAAGGGCGCCTGTTCAGCAAGGGCGTGGAGGTGCCGATCACGGCGCCGGAAGCTGATCTGGGCGGCGCGAACCGCTATTTCGGCTGGTATTATGGCAAGCCGGAGGAGGTCGGTCCCAGTCTGGATGCGCTGCACGCACAGCGGCCCGACCAGGCTCTGGCCGTCACCGAATATGGCGCGGGTGGTGCGACGACGATCCATACCGACAATGTGCTGGGCGGACCGGTCGATTCCCGTGGTCGCGCGCAACCGGAAGAATATGAAAGCTACGTCCATGAAAAAAATTGGGCGGAACTGGCGGGCCGGCCTTACTTTTGGGCGACATGGCTATGGGTCGGATTCGATTTCGCAAGCACCGTTCGTAGTGAAGGCGATGCGCAGGACATCAATACCAAGGGCCTGGTGAGTTTCGATCACAAACTCCGCAAGGACGCCTATTATTTCTACAAGGCCAATTGGTCCCGGGAACCTGTCGTCCACATTACCGGCCGCCGCTACGTCGATCGGGCCTATGGCGTGACGGATGTGCGCGTTTACAGCAACGCGCCATCGACGCAGTTGCTGCTCAACGGGACAAGTCTTGGCGCGCGTACCGACTGCGACGGGCATGTCTGCGTCTGGCAGAATGTGCGTCTTGCCGCTGGAACCAACGTCCTGACGGCCCGGGGCAGCATCAGCGGGACCGCTGTCACGGATCGCGTGGAATGGCGCCTGTCTCCCGATGTCGCGCGCGCCGTTCGTATCGACAGCGGCGCCCTGGTCGCCGCCAAAGGCGTGGCCGGCATCTATGGCTCGGATAATTTCTTCGACGGGGGGCGGGCAGGCTCGATCGTGGAGCAGGCCGATTTTGGCAAACCGGCCAAGCCCGTGTCGATTGCTGGAACGTCGGAAAGTGCCGTTGTCGCCACATATCGGGAAGGCGATTTCCATTATCGCATCCCCCTCGAAGATGGGCGTTATCGCGTAAAACTCACTTTCGTCGAACCTTCTGCGGCGGGCAAGCCACGGCGATTTTCCGTTTTGGCCAACGACCGGATTGCTATCGGCAACATCGATCTTGGCAAAGCATCATCATCCGCCAGGACCGCCGTGGAACGGAATGTTGCCGTTTCGGTCGCAGGCGGCATGCTGGACCTTCACTTTAAGCCTATTGTCGGCGATGCGATCGTGTCCGCGATAGAGGTCATTCGCTGA